One region of Bacillus pumilus genomic DNA includes:
- a CDS encoding carbohydrate ABC transporter permease gives MNDITKAQQPAAFTSLPKQKMKKSQNSSLWWMYLPAVLIVSTFIIYPFLNGIQLSFTNWNGFSQTYEWIGLDQYKRLVQDPTTWLVVKNTLLYGIGSTILQNIIGLGYALLLNQSLKMRAITRTVIYLPVMISPIAMGYIWYFVFAYQGGALNDVVTLFGFDQLNALGNPQLNTWIIVLVNTYQFVGIAMIIYLAGLQSIPKDYYEAAQLDGASSLQQFRRITLPLLIPSITINVVLNVIGGLKLFDVIVALTGGGPGDSSQSMSTFMYDLYFKRQDAGYAATQGVFMAVIILVISIAALMYFKRKETEV, from the coding sequence ATGAATGACATCACAAAAGCACAGCAGCCAGCCGCATTCACCTCTTTACCAAAGCAGAAAATGAAAAAAAGCCAGAATTCATCCCTTTGGTGGATGTACTTGCCAGCTGTTCTCATTGTCAGTACCTTTATCATTTATCCTTTTTTGAACGGCATTCAGCTATCTTTTACGAATTGGAATGGATTCTCACAAACTTATGAATGGATTGGGCTTGATCAATATAAGCGTCTGGTTCAGGACCCAACGACATGGCTTGTTGTTAAAAATACACTTCTATACGGAATCGGTAGCACCATCTTACAAAATATCATCGGACTTGGATATGCTCTTTTATTAAATCAAAGCTTAAAGATGAGAGCGATCACAAGAACAGTCATCTATTTACCTGTCATGATTAGTCCGATTGCGATGGGCTATATTTGGTATTTCGTGTTTGCTTACCAAGGCGGTGCCTTAAACGATGTGGTGACGCTTTTTGGATTTGATCAATTGAATGCGCTTGGCAATCCGCAATTAAACACTTGGATCATTGTGCTCGTCAACACCTATCAATTCGTTGGGATTGCGATGATCATTTATTTAGCAGGACTGCAAAGTATTCCTAAGGATTATTATGAAGCGGCACAATTAGACGGTGCATCCAGCCTCCAGCAATTTAGGCGAATTACATTGCCTCTCCTTATACCGTCTATCACCATTAATGTTGTGCTAAATGTCATTGGCGGGCTCAAGCTCTTTGATGTCATTGTGGCGCTCACTGGCGGCGGACCGGGAGATTCCTCACAATCGATGTCGACCTTTATGTATGATCTGTATTTCAAACGTCAGGATGCAGGCTATGCAGCAACTCAAGGGGTCTTCATGGCGGTCATCATCCTTGTCATTAGTATCGCAGCGCTGATGTATTTCAAACGAAAGGAGACCGAGGTGTGA
- a CDS encoding ABC transporter substrate-binding protein, with protein MNKKIMLLTAAFILTILLSACSNSGTSEANGKVTLTLFSTMSNSGERKAFEEVIREFEKEHPHLRIDANFPGNSYEDTIRVKMGANDMPDLFDTHGWAKLRYSEYVADLKEMDWVKQLDPSLDQILKDQDGKVYAYPLNQAKDGLSFNANLLKDYDIEIPRTLDELKSALLTVKEKSKGEVVPLWIPGGDNSNIAQVFDELATPLLITSPNHRYGKDLENGSFDWSLYTPLAQFMKELKDQDLLNKDVLTAKLTQAPELMAQNKIAFTFVGGSLGPEASKLNPSIKVGTMPVPSIHEGDKQSWIGGERFTVAAWKDSKHLKEAKQFIDFLTKPENAKKIAEGTSSEAALKQVKAKNDYSTFYDQYEKVKIEPYFDRKYLPSGMWAVMATTGQELLAGSITPEQLSKKMEEEYKRLKKQ; from the coding sequence ATGAATAAAAAAATCATGCTACTCACTGCGGCCTTTATCTTGACCATTCTTTTGTCTGCTTGTAGCAATAGCGGAACGTCCGAAGCAAACGGAAAGGTCACCCTAACTCTCTTTTCGACGATGAGCAACAGCGGGGAAAGAAAAGCGTTTGAAGAAGTGATTCGTGAGTTTGAAAAAGAGCATCCACATCTTCGAATCGATGCCAACTTCCCAGGCAACAGCTATGAAGATACGATCCGTGTCAAAATGGGAGCAAATGATATGCCGGATCTGTTTGACACACACGGCTGGGCCAAACTGCGCTACAGCGAGTATGTCGCTGATCTAAAAGAAATGGATTGGGTGAAACAGCTTGATCCTTCACTCGATCAAATTTTAAAGGACCAAGATGGAAAAGTATACGCGTATCCGCTGAATCAAGCAAAAGACGGGCTTAGCTTTAATGCCAATCTATTAAAGGACTATGACATTGAAATCCCTAGAACACTTGATGAGCTAAAATCCGCTTTGCTGACAGTGAAGGAAAAGAGCAAAGGAGAGGTTGTGCCGCTCTGGATACCAGGAGGAGACAACTCAAATATCGCCCAAGTCTTTGATGAACTCGCCACACCTTTATTGATCACCAGTCCAAACCATCGATACGGAAAAGACCTTGAAAACGGATCATTTGATTGGTCTCTCTATACACCGCTTGCACAGTTCATGAAGGAACTGAAGGATCAAGACCTTTTAAACAAAGATGTCCTCACAGCAAAACTCACTCAAGCACCTGAACTAATGGCACAAAACAAGATAGCCTTCACCTTTGTCGGAGGTTCTTTAGGACCTGAAGCGTCTAAACTCAATCCATCGATCAAAGTCGGCACGATGCCAGTTCCATCTATTCATGAAGGAGATAAGCAAAGCTGGATTGGAGGAGAACGGTTTACGGTCGCTGCCTGGAAAGACTCCAAACATTTAAAAGAAGCAAAACAATTCATCGATTTTCTCACAAAGCCTGAAAATGCGAAAAAGATCGCAGAAGGCACCTCCTCTGAAGCAGCCTTAAAGCAAGTAAAAGCGAAAAACGATTACTCTACGTTTTACGATCAATACGAAAAGGTTAAGATTGAACCTTACTTCGATCGAAAATACTTACCAAGCGGCATGTGGGCTGTCATGGCAACGACGGGTCAAGAATTATTAGCAGGCTCCATCACACCAGAACAGTTATCGAAGAAGATGGAAGAGGAATATAAGCGTCTGAAAAAACAATAG
- a CDS encoding LacI family DNA-binding transcriptional regulator, with the protein MTTLKDIAHDAKVSVSTVSRVLNGDQTLAVSHATRQNILDIAKKLNYTPVRARKADQAEEKSPSESPVIGIVVAQSIDEELNDPFFSSIRKGIEKEYAKQGLSTLHTFRLRSMDKGAMLKDIDGLIVIGRISPDTVEKMTNRMEHIVFINHYADEDLYDCVHVDFVRAADRAIRHLQSLGYTHLGYLGGKEREHYFEGNAVIEDERQTTFMKRMQEAGGLHLDDIHIGEYSMQEGYTLMQQAIKKGNLPQAFFIGSDSMAIGAMRALNEAGLRVPSNVSIVGFNDIEAASFSSPPLTTVKVYTEEMGEVSLKLLLERINGRKLPLKVVVPTKLIERGSTCLIHERG; encoded by the coding sequence ATGACCACACTCAAAGATATTGCTCATGATGCAAAAGTGTCCGTTTCTACTGTATCCCGTGTGTTAAATGGCGATCAAACCCTTGCCGTTTCGCACGCAACAAGACAAAACATCCTCGACATTGCAAAGAAGTTAAACTATACCCCAGTGAGAGCAAGAAAAGCCGATCAAGCAGAGGAAAAAAGCCCATCTGAATCCCCAGTCATCGGTATCGTTGTCGCTCAATCCATTGACGAAGAATTAAATGACCCCTTTTTTTCATCGATTCGAAAAGGAATTGAAAAAGAATATGCCAAACAAGGGCTCTCCACCCTCCATACCTTTCGCCTGAGAAGCATGGATAAAGGGGCGATGCTAAAGGATATTGACGGTTTGATCGTCATTGGACGAATTAGCCCTGATACGGTGGAAAAAATGACAAATCGAATGGAACACATTGTTTTTATCAATCATTATGCAGATGAGGATTTATATGATTGTGTACATGTCGATTTTGTCAGAGCGGCAGATCGAGCGATTCGCCATCTGCAATCGCTTGGCTATACACATCTAGGCTATCTTGGCGGAAAGGAGCGAGAGCATTATTTCGAAGGGAATGCTGTGATTGAGGACGAAAGACAAACGACGTTTATGAAAAGAATGCAAGAAGCAGGTGGTCTTCATCTGGATGACATCCATATCGGGGAATACTCCATGCAAGAAGGCTATACGCTCATGCAGCAGGCCATTAAAAAAGGAAACCTGCCACAAGCCTTTTTTATCGGAAGTGATTCAATGGCGATCGGTGCAATGCGCGCGCTCAACGAAGCCGGTCTACGCGTACCTTCAAATGTATCCATCGTTGGGTTTAATGACATTGAAGCGGCTTCATTTTCAAGCCCGCCGCTTACAACCGTCAAAGTATATACAGAAGAAATGGGGGAAGTCAGTTTGAAGCTTTTGCTTGAGAGAATAAACGGCAGAAAGCTTCCTCTAAAAGTCGTCGTGCCAACAAAACTCATCGAAAGAGGCAGCACATGCCTCATCCATGAAAGGGGGTGA
- the alsE gene encoding D-allulose 6-phosphate 3-epimerase — MTAIFSPSLMCMDLTHFREHIHILNTRADRYHVDVMDGHYVKNITLSPFFIEQLRKLTDRPIDVHLMAEYPQEFLIDACIDAGASMICLHPEVVQRDVFRIIRHIHQRNCEVGFVLNPATPIAALDSYLHLIDRVTIMTIDPGFAGQPFIKEMLQKMKQVKDVKEKGGYSFSIEVDGSCNESTFRLLAEAGNEIYIIGNSGLFGLHHQLDTAWETMKQLFSKETASIESC, encoded by the coding sequence ATGACAGCCATTTTTTCACCTTCACTGATGTGCATGGATTTAACGCATTTCCGCGAACATATTCATATTCTCAACACAAGAGCAGATCGATATCATGTCGACGTCATGGATGGTCATTACGTGAAAAATATCACCTTATCACCCTTTTTCATAGAACAGCTCCGAAAACTGACAGATAGACCAATTGATGTGCATCTTATGGCAGAATACCCCCAAGAATTTTTAATCGATGCCTGCATTGATGCAGGCGCAAGCATGATCTGCTTACACCCAGAGGTCGTGCAAAGAGACGTTTTTAGAATTATTCGGCATATCCATCAAAGAAACTGCGAGGTCGGCTTTGTCTTAAACCCCGCCACACCAATTGCAGCGTTAGATTCCTATCTACATTTAATAGACCGGGTGACGATCATGACGATTGATCCAGGCTTTGCAGGTCAGCCTTTTATTAAAGAAATGCTTCAGAAAATGAAACAGGTGAAAGATGTAAAAGAGAAGGGAGGCTACTCGTTTTCAATTGAAGTAGACGGCTCCTGTAATGAGAGCACGTTCCGGCTGCTTGCTGAGGCTGGAAACGAGATCTATATTATCGGCAACTCAGGTTTATTTGGACTTCACCATCAACTTGATACAGCTTGGGAGACAATGAAGCAATTGTTTTCAAAAGAAACAGCCTCAATTGAATCATGTTAG
- a CDS encoding PTS ascorbate transporter subunit IIC, translating into MIELIMNDILGTPAILIGLFALAGLLLQKKSAADTVSGTLKTTMGFLILGAGATVVSDSLGVFRKMFEAAFHIQGVVPNTDAMAAIAQKEFGTQTALIMIFGMLVNLLLAKFTPFKYVFLTGHHTLYMAAMLAVVLSTAGMQGAFLVTTGSIILGTAMVIAPAILQPFTRKVTGSDDLALGHFSTFGYFTAGMIGKWIGRPERSTETIQVPKSLGFLRDTSVAISITMALLFFAIAPFAGIPFIEQMSGGTNFAVFILIQAITFAAGVYIILAGVRMAIGEIVPAFKGIADRFVKGAKPALDAPTVFPFAPNAVIIGFLCSFAGGIVSIFLLPLFGLTVIVPGLVPHFFCGATAGVYGNATGGVRGAVAGAFANGLLLSFLPACLLPVLGTLGFEGTTFGDTDFGIIGILIGLIKLLFQL; encoded by the coding sequence ATGATAGAACTGATCATGAACGATATATTGGGCACACCAGCCATTCTCATCGGGTTGTTTGCACTGGCCGGTTTACTTTTGCAGAAAAAATCAGCCGCAGATACCGTGTCAGGCACCTTGAAAACAACGATGGGTTTTTTAATATTAGGAGCGGGCGCCACAGTCGTATCTGATTCACTTGGAGTTTTTCGAAAAATGTTTGAAGCAGCATTTCACATTCAAGGGGTTGTCCCAAATACAGATGCCATGGCGGCCATTGCTCAAAAGGAATTCGGGACACAGACGGCTCTCATAATGATTTTTGGCATGCTGGTCAATTTATTATTGGCAAAATTCACGCCCTTTAAATACGTCTTTTTAACAGGACACCATACCTTGTATATGGCTGCAATGCTCGCAGTCGTTCTCTCGACAGCTGGAATGCAAGGAGCGTTTCTTGTCACCACCGGTTCGATTATATTAGGGACAGCTATGGTCATTGCACCCGCTATTCTTCAGCCATTCACAAGGAAAGTCACTGGAAGCGATGATCTCGCGCTTGGACACTTCAGTACTTTCGGTTATTTTACAGCGGGAATGATCGGGAAATGGATCGGTCGTCCGGAGAGATCTACAGAAACCATTCAAGTGCCTAAATCACTCGGCTTTCTACGAGATACATCTGTGGCCATTTCAATCACGATGGCTTTGCTGTTCTTTGCGATTGCACCATTTGCTGGGATTCCCTTTATAGAACAAATGAGTGGGGGCACGAACTTCGCTGTCTTCATTCTCATTCAGGCTATAACCTTTGCTGCTGGTGTGTACATTATTTTAGCCGGGGTGCGGATGGCAATCGGTGAAATCGTGCCTGCTTTCAAAGGGATTGCCGATCGTTTTGTGAAAGGGGCAAAACCGGCACTTGACGCACCAACCGTTTTTCCATTTGCTCCAAATGCAGTCATTATCGGTTTTTTATGCAGCTTTGCAGGAGGCATCGTATCCATTTTTCTTTTACCTTTGTTTGGTTTAACTGTCATTGTTCCTGGTCTTGTCCCGCACTTTTTTTGCGGCGCTACAGCAGGAGTGTATGGCAATGCAACAGGAGGCGTGAGAGGGGCTGTCGCTGGGGCATTTGCGAATGGGTTGCTTCTTTCTTTTTTACCTGCTTGTTTATTACCTGTGTTAGGAACCCTTGGTTTTGAAGGGACAACTTTTGGAGATACAGACTTTGGTATCATCGGAATCTTGATTGGATTGATCAAGCTTTTATTTCAACTGTAA
- a CDS encoding PTS sugar transporter subunit IIB, whose translation MKKILVVCGNGLGSSFIVEMNVKKALEELGLVAEVDHTDLSTSKNELADLYIGATDIIDQLDDGTRKIAGLNNLLDQEAIKDVLRKHI comes from the coding sequence ATGAAAAAAATTCTTGTTGTGTGCGGAAACGGATTAGGAAGCAGCTTTATCGTAGAAATGAATGTCAAAAAAGCATTAGAAGAGTTAGGACTTGTAGCTGAAGTGGACCATACCGATCTCAGCACAAGTAAAAATGAACTGGCTGATCTATATATCGGAGCAACAGACATTATCGATCAGCTGGATGACGGCACAAGAAAGATCGCTGGGTTAAATAACTTGTTAGACCAGGAAGCCATTAAAGACGTCCTTCGTAAACACATTTAA
- a CDS encoding PTS sugar transporter subunit IIA translates to MLAAIDSMTHLKALKQLTMLLSDEKRREQLVEANELASVQKLIDQFSQR, encoded by the coding sequence GTGCTAGCAGCCATTGACAGTATGACCCACTTGAAAGCACTCAAACAACTGACCATGCTGTTAAGTGATGAAAAACGGAGGGAACAACTGGTTGAAGCAAATGAATTAGCATCGGTGCAAAAACTAATTGATCAATTTTCACAACGATAA
- a CDS encoding BglG family transcription antiterminator, translating into MIRLITKGKKGRREEFELHLTKRGTTLLSMLLHTTSYLSIEDLQNRLNVSTRTVYSEIKRMNSWLKTHELSGVQRKDQLGYYLHTHEKEVIIQKADTILVGHDYEPCVKERRAILLLSIACNEKYLKIDDLMKLTKVSRNTLLEDMKQLKEALSKQQLTLHYQAACGYLISGKERAIRLALKPYIHSIRTMIKNEKTFPSFWLKGPISYNKLKHLLQQSEQELKLEFADDMLDQLSLDLFFYFKRVKLGRAVHLSNEEKRTLQETDECLAAIRFMARIQRETGLQVHDDEIYFLSTLWLSAKKQKLPSSQKPEEHLIRTIARQMIFDFQRYACISFQEYEALEQNLTMHLIPAYYRLIYHIDISNELTESIKKTQPEVFDITQKVVCHLEKATCSKISDHEIAYVAMHFGGWMRREGISPIVRRSVYIVCGEGIGTSHMLKTQLIELIGYIEVRDLLSKRSYEEMSSIDVDFVVSTTPISFKGKPVHLVHPILTAYEKKTLLQYGEGEVTRFDEKNVNVLFKIIQQHTIVQNEKALLRDLKELLHPAYVSHQKGWKPVLNDLLTEKTIQLQQTAETWQEAITKAAQPLLDQNAIQKGYVEAMIQSVDQNGPYIVIAPQVAIPHARPEDGVNELSMSLMSFERPVFFSKDEKNRFVSSSC; encoded by the coding sequence TTGATTAGACTTATAACCAAAGGGAAGAAGGGAAGAAGGGAGGAATTCGAACTGCACTTAACCAAAAGGGGCACGACTTTATTATCGATGCTGCTTCACACAACCTCTTATCTATCAATTGAAGATTTACAGAATCGACTGAATGTCTCTACTCGAACCGTCTACTCTGAAATCAAACGAATGAATAGCTGGCTGAAAACTCATGAGCTTAGTGGCGTTCAGCGAAAAGATCAACTTGGCTACTACTTACACACACATGAAAAAGAAGTCATTATTCAAAAAGCTGACACCATTCTTGTCGGTCACGATTATGAACCATGTGTAAAGGAAAGAAGGGCGATCCTGCTCTTATCCATTGCATGCAATGAGAAATATCTAAAAATAGATGATTTGATGAAGCTCACCAAAGTGAGCAGAAATACATTGCTTGAAGATATGAAACAGCTAAAAGAAGCACTTTCAAAGCAGCAGCTCACGCTTCACTATCAGGCAGCCTGTGGCTATTTGATTTCAGGAAAAGAAAGAGCGATTCGATTGGCGCTGAAACCTTATATTCATTCCATTCGCACCATGATAAAAAACGAAAAAACGTTTCCATCTTTTTGGTTAAAGGGGCCTATTTCATATAACAAGTTAAAGCATCTCCTCCAGCAGTCAGAACAAGAGCTTAAGCTCGAGTTTGCAGATGACATGCTGGATCAGCTGTCTTTGGATCTCTTTTTCTACTTTAAGCGGGTGAAGCTAGGACGTGCTGTACACCTTTCAAACGAAGAAAAGCGTACATTGCAGGAAACAGATGAATGCTTGGCGGCTATTCGTTTCATGGCACGAATTCAAAGAGAAACTGGCCTTCAAGTTCATGATGATGAAATCTATTTTCTTAGCACTCTATGGCTCAGCGCAAAGAAACAAAAGCTTCCATCAAGTCAAAAGCCAGAAGAGCATCTCATTCGCACCATTGCCAGACAAATGATTTTTGATTTTCAGCGGTATGCTTGTATCTCCTTTCAAGAGTACGAAGCCTTGGAGCAAAACTTAACCATGCATCTCATCCCAGCCTATTACAGACTCATCTATCACATTGATATCAGCAATGAATTAACAGAATCTATTAAAAAAACACAGCCAGAAGTGTTTGACATCACTCAAAAGGTCGTATGCCATTTAGAAAAGGCGACCTGCTCAAAGATAAGTGATCATGAAATTGCTTACGTGGCGATGCATTTTGGTGGTTGGATGAGAAGAGAAGGAATTTCGCCAATTGTGCGGCGTTCTGTATACATTGTTTGCGGCGAAGGAATTGGCACAAGTCATATGCTAAAAACACAGCTTATCGAATTAATCGGTTACATCGAAGTTCGTGATCTATTATCAAAGCGATCATATGAAGAAATGTCATCCATTGATGTCGACTTTGTTGTGTCAACAACACCTATTTCGTTTAAAGGAAAGCCCGTTCATCTCGTTCATCCCATCCTTACTGCCTATGAGAAAAAAACCTTACTTCAATATGGAGAAGGTGAAGTAACCAGGTTTGATGAGAAAAATGTGAACGTTTTATTCAAGATCATTCAACAGCACACCATCGTACAAAATGAAAAAGCACTGCTTCGTGATCTTAAAGAGCTACTTCATCCCGCATATGTATCCCATCAGAAAGGGTGGAAACCAGTGTTAAACGATTTATTAACAGAAAAAACCATTCAACTCCAACAAACAGCAGAAACGTGGCAAGAGGCCATCACAAAAGCAGCGCAGCCTTTACTCGATCAAAATGCCATTCAGAAAGGTTATGTGGAGGCCATGATTCAGTCCGTTGATCAAAATGGACCTTATATTGTGATTGCACCACAAGTAGCCATTCCACATGCTAGACCAGAGGACGGCGTGAACGAATTAAGCATGTCACTCATGTCATTCGAACGGCCCGTCTTTTTCTCTAAGGATGAAAAAAACAGGTTCGTCTCATCATCGTGCTAG
- a CDS encoding MarR family winged helix-turn-helix transcriptional regulator, translating to MRRLATRTVLFHQAAAQSLGLFPTDLKSADLLNELGPLTAGELSEKTGLSSGAVTALIDRLEKAGYVKREKDPKDKRRVIIVPLTAGKSQVKELFQSLSASTKQLTNEYKREELDLIIQFITEAADIMDQELELLKSKL from the coding sequence ATGAGGCGCCTCGCCACACGAACGGTTTTATTCCACCAAGCGGCCGCACAATCGCTTGGTCTTTTCCCAACAGACCTCAAATCAGCCGATTTATTAAACGAACTCGGGCCGCTCACAGCAGGAGAATTAAGTGAAAAAACAGGTCTTAGCTCAGGTGCGGTCACAGCTCTGATTGACCGCCTTGAAAAAGCAGGCTACGTCAAAAGAGAAAAGGACCCAAAGGACAAACGAAGAGTCATCATCGTTCCATTAACGGCAGGGAAATCACAAGTAAAAGAACTCTTCCAATCCTTATCGGCATCAACAAAACAGCTTACAAACGAATACAAACGAGAAGAATTAGACTTAATCATTCAATTTATTACCGAAGCAGCAGATATTATGGACCAAGAGCTGGAATTGCTTAAGTCTAAGTTGTAA